One Solanum pennellii chromosome 10, SPENNV200 genomic region harbors:
- the LOC107002749 gene encoding uncharacterized protein LOC107002749 isoform X1, with translation MKMKKRKQHSTDKEDGCSRPSKSHRTEQLAGEVEEPIAVPESEEAINIQDDSPWRNLQLILSLQNNSIPLQEKLELAYNYVKSRTEGAGECRKDIQTVNFSRVVVFLNNWVQRILVSSEKKIRVEGDKHAMEIAGSYLDCRCWVIFRFCLEESKKMGVSLHFLRDLLRVIQYISRDALIRLDDQPMVSEDVELHNIVLDCISLVFSSHGGISNENLDLWISLISVVLEFLRKVLNDKLDGTKRGIFAKQLSCCLLEPFVKFLKVHPTRKNGFREFIDKLFEDLLIVWDVLDVHGCESNPEWKRNLLVLIEEVLSQALFHQTHIDGFLSLQSTSKYRHSDDKKSKEEKTFIKSYHRHLFDKLGKIITGKNESALSGAGELLRLFINCIYMKNGVVVGAEAFRHKEGNSTAFSRSSSNSSAISTSPPHYALPAEARKSVFDFFVEIMELFLSEIYTHSQAGVDAEPLYMGLSTLRSINKLLATCVQEKVYIRTEDTSEGACFNFLKLIYDAIMSLTVQMNRLLQSFDSPEERIPGELLILAAKEIFLAIHYLVDIEYEVVGDDLEKLWGMILALTTSSHSLMNALDQHLLTSEVLKLGCRLVHLYSELRQVNIAIFTLSKAVRDVLSSFRSNKAIKSSMLCHSFANSMSMLLCSPEFRLSIRNAVKSIPEGQASGCIRQMIVDVAESLEWIKSEYQLPAESDFAEPCFSSCGTLCFDLKAEILGKSLTEMYTLILDSITITTGNSNLIALSVKDLMAVIRPGLSSLVSQGPDILSVFFTLVTGRGFSKAAALGNDILSACWIVVFFFRLYMSCRSLQRQAISLMPPDASRKMSRALTDSFSAYSAKDWLESSGWEDESYFSWVVQPSAPLPAVIHIIAEFCDQHTVTVCYPLIYVLSGMALQRLVDLNRQMKSIDYLLQRNNNIVQTILDNDAGLSSYSKDTKKWNKHVSTLKKEAADLTEFMIRYLSLVTEDRIYKSTVDQVSSKNTYLNHLYETEVWDLGTGSIDEKLFPSALWWIICQNVDIWCPHASKKDMKKFLLALIQNSRPCLSTNMSDLRNYIEKSGHVTGVNRHLISVELLSNIILYEQRPICRHMASLFCQILKKSVSSIFSYVGEVDVNGAPDWENAILMLEKSSTTFFRSNRPQDNDSLLIEPVHHLLNDIPAEICEKEPSPLNAEITRCRAFLNLLSWIPKGHLSSKSFSRYATSILNIDRLVVGCLFDQHGSVALCSRYELLRLLLTCRRTFKNLLMASREGKKGHQSFLACFLSESSPVFWLLKSLSAVTGFLSVISQETSPQLKHMIFSLMDHTSFILLTLFKDQFEAIFALNAGKSYGGAISSADGHEETVLRENGPCSQFSDNNDAWRSVSSVAGTLTGYAQELLDSLNLALVNRKVGDLAGLQEMDKVSPVVSCFQGFLCGLVSAMDSLDIKSSSTFIESTICNLKMKPCIETCANLLYSILHLLFLEGDQCPQGLSSTHTSIETECCNELLAAGTYQFGDSADEANNVNKEEYYSGSADSLQSNDSKNDLQKFGGIESLLANVDFEQQYLRKSLLQALSIGENLEAAFCLKHIFGASSAILKFLLHTKSTSLPKNLLPLLIRVSHVLLSDFANHSGSLEQFSFIWLDGVAKFIGELGKVFPLLNPLSSRDLFVKHIELHLRAMGKCISLQGKEATLASREIESCTKMLSGLPEHDLSNSHWLNHLDELKSRLRMSFANFVSSASELHLLSAIQAIERALVGVQEHCIINYEVTTGSSLGAQVSAYVAAGIDCLDLILESVSGRKKLAVIKRHIQNLVSSLLNVVLHLQGPKMFFRNHKFRKDFAEPDPGSVCLMCISVLTKISAKHAFFQLEACHIGQLLHLPATVFQSAFQLWTSKVLLCSNYTGGSTFEETEVPGSERSVVDREFCIKLYAACCRMLCTVLKHHRSETRRCIALLEDSVGRLLNCLEMVRTSPVGGDYFGWEVQVGVKCASFLRRVYEEIRQHKDVYGNNCFQFLSCYIWVYCGYGRLRNGIIREIDEALRPGVYALVDACSEDDLQRLHTVFGEGPCRNTLATLQHDYKIHFQYGGKV, from the exons atgaagatgaagaaacgAAAGCAACATAGCACTGACAAAGAAGACGGCTGTAGCAGACCTTCAAAATCCCATCGCACCGAACAGCTGGCTGGTGAAGTGGAAGAACCTATAGCTGTTCCAGAAAGTGAAGAAGCAATTAACATACAGGATGATTCCCCATGGAGAAATCTACAGTTGATATTGTCCCTTCAGAACAACTCTATTCCTCTCCAAGA AAAATTGGAGCTGGCATATAATTATGTGAAATCAAGAACAGAAGGGGCTGGTGAATGCAGGAAGGACATTCAGACAGTAAACTTTTCAAGAGTGGTAGTTTTCTTGAATAATTGGGTCCAGAGGATACTAGTTTCTTCTGAAAAGAAAATTAGGGTGGAAGGAGACAAGCATGCGATGGAAATTGCAGGGTCATATTTAGATTGCAGATGTTGGGTGATTTTCAGGTTCTGCTTGGAGGAATCAAAAAAGATGGGTGTTTCATTACACTTCTTAAGGGACTTGTTACGGGTCATCCAGTACATTTCAAGGGATGCATTGATACGTCTGGATGATCAGCCTATGGTAAGTGAAGATGTGGAGTTGCATAACATTGTGCTTGATTGCATATCCCTGGTCTTCTCATCTCATGGGGGTATTTCTAATGAAAATCTAGACTTATGGATATCATTGATTAGTGTGGTGCTTGAATTTCTCCGAAAGGTCCTCAATGATAAGCTCGATGGAACGAAGAGGGGTATTTTTGCCAAGCAGTTGTCTTGCTGCTTGCTTGAGCCATTTGTTAAGTTTCTAAAGGTCCATCCAACTCGTAAAAATGGTTTCCGCGAGTTTATAGATAAGCTTTTTGAAGATTTGTTGATTGTGTGGGATGTGTTAGATGTTCATGGCTGTGAAAGCAATCCAGAATGGAAAAGAAATCTATTGGTGTTGATAGAAGAAGTTTTGTCACAGGCATTATTCCATCAAACTCATATTGATGGATTTTTGAGCCTCCAAAGTACATCCAAATATAGGCATTCCGatgataaaaaatcaaaagaggagaaaacttTCATAAAAAGTTACCATAGACACTTATTTGATAAGTTGGGGAAGATTATAACTGGGAAGAATGAGTCAGCACTCAGTGGTGCTGGAGAGCTGCTTCGCCTGTTCATTAATTGTATTTATATGAAGAATGGGGTTGTAGTCGGTGCAGAAGCATTTAGACACAAGGAAGGCAATTCTACTGCTTTTTCCAGGAGCTCTTCCAACAGCTCTGCGATCTCAACAAGTCCTCCCCACTATGCTCTGCCTGCAGAAGCACGGAAAtcagtttttgatttttttgtagagATTATGGAACTTTTCTTATCAGAGATTTATACTCACTCACAGGCCGGTGTGGATGCTGAACCTCTGTATATGGGTCTTAGCACATTAAGATCTATCAATAAGTTGCTTGCAACATGTGTACAGGAAAAGGTATATATACGAACTGAAGATACCTCCGAAGGGGCttgctttaattttttgaagttaatTTATGATGCGATCATGTCGCTTACTGTCCAAATGAATCGGTTACTACAATCATTTGACTCTCCAGAAGAACGAATACCCGGGGAATTGTTGATTCTAGCTGCCAAGGAAATTTTTCTTGCTATTCATTATTTAGTGGATATTGAATATGAGGTTGTTGGGGATGATCTAGAAAAACTATGGGGTATGATACTTGCTCTTACAACCAGTAGTCACTCTCTGATGAACGCTTTAGATCAACATTTGTTGACTTCAGAGGTACTTAAGCTTGGATGCAGACTGGTTCACCTCTACAGTGAACTTCGACAG GTTAACATTGCCATATTCACACTAAGCAAAGCTGTAAGAGATGTATTATCATCATTCAGAAGCAACAAAGCGATCAAATCTTCAATGCTCTGTCACTCATTTGCTAATTCTATGAGCATGTTATTGTGCTCTCCAGAATTCAGACTTTCCATCAGAAATGCTGTCAAGTCCATTCCTGAGGGCCAAGCAAGTGGATGCATCCGACAGATGATTGTTGATGTTGCAGAATCTCTGGAATGGATAAAATCTGAATATCAGTTGCCTGCTGAGAGTGATTTTGCAGAACCATGTTTTAGTAGTTGTGGCACACTTTGCTTTGATCTAAAAGCTGAGATTTTGGGGAAAAGCTTGACTGAAATGTATACCCTTATTCTCGACTCAATAACTATTACTACTGGTAATAGCAACCTCATTGCTCTTTCCGTGAAAGATTTGATGGCTGTTATTCGCCCTGGTTTGAGTAGCTTGGTCTCTCAAGGTCCAGATATTCTTAGCGTTTTCTTTACTCTGGTAACAGGCAGAGGATTCAGTAAGGCAGCTGCACTTGGGAATGACATTCTCTCAGCATGCTGGATTGTGGTCTTTTTCTTTCGTTTGTATATGTCTTGCAGAAGCTTGCAAAGACAAGCCATCAGCCTGATGCCCCCAGATGCATCAAGGAAGATGTCAAGAGCACTTACTGATTCTTTTTCAGCTTATTCTGCGAAGGACTGGTTGGAGAGCAGTGGTTGGGAAGACGAAAGTTATTTTTCATGGGTTGTCCAACCTTCAGCTCCTCTTCCTGCTGTTATACATATTATTGCTGAGTTTTGTGATCAGCACACTGTTACAGTTTGCTATCCCCTTATTTATGTATTGAGTGGCATGGCTCTTCAAAGACTAGTTGATTTAAATAGGCAAATGAAGTCCATTGATTACTTGCTTCAGAGGAATAATAATATTGTCCAGACTATATTAGATAATGATGCTGGTCTATCATCATACTCCAAGGATACTAAAAAGTGGAACAAACATGTCTCAACTCTGAAGAAAGAGGCAGCAGACCTCACAGAATTCATGATAAGATATCTCTCATTAGTGACTGAAGATAGGATATATAAGTCCACAGTGGACCAAGTAAGCAGTAAGAATACATATCTCAATCATCTGTACGAAACTGAGGTATGGGATCTTGGTACCGGATCTATAGATGAGAAGCTGTTTCCATCTGCTTTGTGGTGGATTATTTGCCAAAATGTTGATATCTGGTGTCCTCATGCTTCTAAAAAAGAcatgaaaaagtttcttttggcTTTAATTCAGAACTCCCGTCCTTGTTTAAGCACGAATATGAGTGATCTCAGGAATTATATAGAGAAATCTGGCCACGTGACAGGAGTCAATCGACATTTGATCTCAGTGGAACTTCTGAGCAACATCATTCTATATGAACAAAGA CCCATTTGCAGGCACATGGCATCCTTATTTTGCCAAATTTTGAAGAAGTCGGTGTCGTCAATATTTTCATATGTTGGAGAAGTTGATGTAAATGGTGCACCTGATTGGGAGAATGCTATACTCATGCTTGAAAAGTCATCGACTACATTTTTCAGAAGTAATCGTCCTCAGGATAATGACTCATTATTGATAGAGCCAGTCCATCATTTGCTAAATGACATACCTGCTGAAATTTGTGAAAAGGAACCAAGTCCTTTAAACGCAGAAATCACCAGATGCCGGGCATTTCTCAACCTTTTGAGCTGGATACCGAAAGGACATCTTAGTTCAAAATCGTTCTCACGTTATGCGACTAGCATTCTCAATATCGACAG GCTCGTGGTTGGCTGCCTGTTTGATCAGCATGGTTCAGTAGCTTTATGCAGCCGTTATGAGCTCTTGAGGTTGCTTTTGACCTGCCGGAGAACCTTCAAAAATCTGTTAATGGCATCACGCGAAGGGAAGAAAGGTCATCAATCCTTTCTAGCTTGCTTCCTGTCGGAAAGCTCTCCTGTTTTTTGGCTTCTGAAGTCATTGTCTGCAGTAACTGGTTTTCTGAGCGTGATTTCTCAAGAGACTTCTCCTCAATTAAAACATATGATTTTCTCGTTGATGGATCACACATCTTTTATCCTTTTGACTCTGTTCAAAGATCAATTTGAAGCCATTTTTGCTTTGAATGCTGGGAAGTCTTATGGAGGAGCTATCAGTTCTGCTGATGGCCACGAAGAGACTGTTCTGAGAGAAAATGGTCCGTGTTCACAATTCTCTGATAACAACGATGCATGGAGAAGTGTTTCATCTGTAGCTGGCACCTTAACAGGTTATGCACAGGAATTGCTGGACTCCCTAAATCTAGCGCTTGTTAACAGAAAAGTGGGTGATCTAGCTGGGCTTCAGGAAATGGATAAAGTCTCACCTGTGGTCTCTTGCTTTCAGGGCTTCTTATGTGGTCTAGTTTCTGCAATGGACAGTTTGGATATTAAAAGTAGCAGTACTTTTATAGAATCAACTATCTGCAACCTCAAAATGAAACCATGTATAGAGACGTGTGCAAACTTGTTATACTCCATTTTGCATTTGTTATTTCTTGAGGGTGATCAATGCCCTCAAGGTTTGTCTAGTACCCACACTTCTATTGAGACAGAATGTTGCAATGAACTATTGGCTGCGGGAACTTACCAATTTGGGGACTCTGCCGATGAGGCTAATAATGTGAATAAGGAAGAATACTATTCTGGTTCTGCTGACTCCTTACAGTCTAATGACAGTAAGAATGACTTGCAAAAGTTTGGAGGTATTGAGTCTCTTTTGGCCAATGTGGACTTTGAGCAACAATATTTGAGGAAATCTTTATTGCAAGCACTTTCCATAGGAGAAAATCTTGAAGCAGCATTTTGTCTGAAGCATATTTTTGGTGCTTCTTCAGCTATTCTAAAGTTTTTGCTGCATACCAAGTCTACTTCCTTGCCGAAGAATCTTCTTCCCTTACTAATCCGTGTCTCTCATGTCTTGCTTTCTGATTTTGCCAACCACAGTGGGTCACTTGAACAGTTCTCTTTTATTTGGTTAGATGGTGTTGCAAAGTTCATTGGAGAGCTGGGAAAAGTATTTCCGCTGCTTAATCCTTTGTCTTCTAGAGATTTATTTGTGAAGCATATAGAATTGCATTTGAGGGCCATGGGGAAGTGCATATCTTTACAGGGGAAGGAAGCTACTCTAGCATCTCGAGAGATAGAATCATGTACCAAGATGCTAAGTGGTCTGCCAGAACATGACCTATCCAACTCTCATTGGCTAAACCACTTGGATGAGTTAAAATCCAGATTGAGGATGTCATTTGCAAATTTTGTCAGCAGTGCTTCTGAATTGCATTTATTGTCTGCTATTCAAGCTATTGAGAGAGCATTAGTTGGTGTGCAGGAACACTGCATTATTAACTATGAAGTAACTACTGGAAGTTCACTTGGAGCACAGGTCTCTGCTTATGTTGCTGCAGGCATTGATTGCTTGGATCTGATTCTTGAATCTGTATCAG GGCGTAAAAAGTTGGCTGTGATCAAAAGGCATATCCAGAACTTAGTATCGTCTCTACTCAATGTAGTCCTGCATCTGCAAGGCCCCAAGATGTTTTTCAGAAATCATAAGTTCAGGAAAGATTTTGCTGAACCCGACCCTGGCTCTGTTTGTCTGATGTGCATTTCAGTGCTGACAAAAATTTCTGCTAAACACGCTTTCTTCCAATTGGAAGCATGCCATATTGGGCAGTTATTGCATCTGCCTGCTACAGTATTTCAGAGTGCTTTTCAGCTTTGGACATCCAAAGTTCTGCTTTGTTCTAATTATACAGGAGGCTCGACTTTCGAAGAAACTGAGGTTCCTGGAAGCGAAAGAAGCGTCGTGGATAGAGAATTTTGCATAAAGCTATATGCTGCATGCTGCCGAATGCTGTGTACTGTTCTAAAGCATCACAGAAG TGAGACACGGCGCTGCATCGCGCTTCTGGAAGATTCAGTTGGCAGACTTCTTAATTGTTTGGAGATGGTACGCACTAGTCCAGTTGGAGGAGATTATTTTGGATGGGAAGTTCAAGTAGGAGTAAAATGCGCCAGTTTTCTTCGAAGGGTGTATGAAGAG ATTAGGCAGCACAAAGATGTCTACGGTAACAATTGTTTTCAATTCCTATCTTGCTACATATGGGTGTACTGTGGATATGGCCGGCTTAGAAATGGAATTATCCG GGAAATCGATGAAGCTTTAAGACCTGGTGTCTATGCTTTAGTAGATGCTTGTTCAGAAGACGATCTTCAACGTCTTCACACAGTATTCGGAG AGGGACCCTGCAGAAATACCCTTGCTACTTTGCAACATGATTACAAGATTCATTTCCAGTATGGAGGAAAAGTGTGA